From Alosa sapidissima isolate fAloSap1 chromosome 2, fAloSap1.pri, whole genome shotgun sequence, one genomic window encodes:
- the gtpbp8 gene encoding GTP-binding protein 8 has protein sequence MFLWQPRLLLRYRIQQQLTCRCVHSLASFQQVSRLPERKWRGVVFPFSSLEGHLDRSVDRGDFQLFHPSEEDLQRAERLFTPSAKHVILYTSSAVRMDHVPEIQQPEVCFIGRSNVGKSSLIRALFSLAPEVEVRVSKTPGHTKKMNFFRVGQAFSLVDMPGYGHKAPRDFVDMVEPYLQARENLVRTFLLVDGSVGPQRADLVAVEMCEEFGLPYVMVMTKIDKVRPGILLPHLLQVQNLIKTQTKYCFAQPFLVSSTQFSGVHLLRCFITHVTGNLQMDSTTS, from the exons ATGTTCCTGTGGCAACCCAGGTTGTTGCTTCGTTACCGGATTCAGCAGCAGCTGACCTGCCGTTGCGTCCACAGCCTGGCTTCATTCCAGCAGGTCAGCCGGCTACCGGAGAGGAAATGGCGAGGTGTCGTGTTCCCCTTCAGTTCGCTGGAAGGCCATCTGGACCGCAGCGTGGACCGGGGAGACTTCCAGCTCTTCCACCCCAGCGAGGAGGACCTCCAGCGGGCAGAGCGACTCTTCACACCCTCTGCTAAGCATGTCATCCTCTATACTTCCTCCGCTGTCCGAATGGACCACGTACCTGAAATACAGcagccagag gtgtgtttCATTGGCCGGAGTAATGTTGGGAAGTCATCGCTCATCAGagctctcttctctctggctCCAGAGGTGGAGGTCAGGGTCTCCAAAACGCCG gGTCACACTAAGAAGATGAACTTCTTCCGAGTGGGCCAGGCCTTTTCTCTGGTGGACATGCCCGGGTACGGCCATAAGGCTCCCAGAGATTTCGTTGACATGGTGGAGCCTTACCTGCAAGCCCGGGAGAA TCTGGTGCGGACGTTCCTATTGGTGGATGGCTCTGTGGGGCCTCAGAGAGCCGACCTGGTTGCCGTGGAGATGTGTGAGGAGTTTGGCCTGCCCTATGTG atGGTGATGACTAAAATAGACAAGGTCCGGCCTGGCATCCTCCTCCCACACTTGCTGCAGGTCCAGAACCTTATCAAGACCCAGACCAAATACTGCTTTGCCCAGCCCTTTTTAGtcag